One region of Quercus lobata isolate SW786 chromosome 2, ValleyOak3.0 Primary Assembly, whole genome shotgun sequence genomic DNA includes:
- the LOC115969228 gene encoding uncharacterized protein LOC115969228, which yields MIHEAARTERSRLYLAALKGDWKSVQGILKIQREITKARETTLHVAAAAIKEEFVKNLVSNAMSSEDLSVENIAGNMALSYAAATGNVNISKAMLEKNRDLPNLGSGVKPLYMAALLGHSQMVQFLYSETNKMVCQWDENEQAELFITCTCVRGGLYGKHK from the coding sequence ATGATTCATGAAGCAGCCCGTACTGAGCGCTCTAGGCTTTACTTGGCTGCACTGAAAGGTGACTGGAAATCTGTTCAAGgcattctaaaaattcaaagagAAATTACCAAGGCAAGAGAAACCACACTTCATGTTGCTGCTGCAGCAATCAAGGAAGAGTTTGTAAAGAATTTAGTGAGTAATGCAATGAGTAGCGAAGATCTAagtgttgaaaatattgctggAAACATGGCCCTATCCTATGCTGCTGCAACTGGAAATGTGAATATTTCAAAGGCGATGCTGGAGAAAAATAGAGACCTGCCAAACCTAGGTAGTGGGGTGAAACCACTCTATATGGCTGCTTTGTTAGGACACAGTCAAATGGTGCAGTTTCTTTATTCTGAAACTAATAAGATGGTTTGCCAGTGGGATGAAAATGAACAAGCTGAATTATTTATCACTTGTACATGTGTTAGGGGTGGCTTATACGGTAAGCATAAGTAA